agcaggctcagctcctgagcccacttATTACCATGCTATATGGATGTCGAGAAGGGGTTAGGCACTTTCCTTTTTTGtgccaaaaatagtgaaaaacttgAATAAATTTGTTGTATTTTGACTGCTCTTAGGCGCATCTCTTTTTTCTAAACTGTtactttttggtttttttttctaagTTGACATACAAATTAGGTCCTCTTGATGTACTATCCTGTGTgtcacaattattaggcaatttgtatttttgatcatTCATTTTATTTTAGAACAACTACAATTCTGTCGGTCAATCCAAAAAGTTAATAAATCTGAATGTTTAAGAAAGTTAAAGTGTTGTTCTGTATCCTTTTGGAGAATATCTACATGTTCATAATTATTGGGCAACTGTTAGTGTGCAGTATTATTATGCAAGTAAATAAAAAATGCAaatagtttattttcatcttttaaagttaaaataataaccaaacaactcaaaatgtgCAAGTGTCAATTCTTCATGTAGCTATTATTATGGATTGGAACTTTACTCGGGCACCAACTCATTAAAAAGGAGTGATATTATcgcttaaccttcctctagtgttagctttctgttacttttCTTGTTAatgggtcggttttgacccgtgtcttaaatcacccctaggataccctaaaaacagttatttatgatccaaattgtttcttacctcttagttaccttgttaggttttctcatccatggaaggattgattttaatatttttgttgtggccccctgggcctttcatttgagagcatacccttcattttcaatataaaaatattgtcaaatgaacctcaagagaataacataaactatactctgcaaagtaccaactctaagctgatttggccatacatgcctggacatgtccctaactcaagttgttggaggtagagctggctgtggcctgttggtttatattgtgtttatgagttcagttttgggacttattattgtttttttactcttatattagacctgggtcgaaattaaCCCCAACaatacaaatgttataattttaataagagcattttacaatttagtaaaatagttttattttattgtattttgtttaacaataagttcctgaaaaagtcaaaaagtcttgatgcaataaacaaatgtatgtagaatttgtatgcatttaaaacctaaaacaggTCAGTCACGACCCTACCACTAGACGAAGGTTAACTTAAGGCACTTCTGAAATATGAAACATGTTTGGCATTTActgtgtgcgttttttttctcaacacatttttaGCGACCCTAATGACTAtgtgcaacaaaacttttgatggctCTGTGATTACGCCctaatatcttagcaatttcaagagttcTCCATTCCTCTGTAGGAATTTTGGATTTTTTGGACTTTTTCAGACTCTGGAAGACCCTCCCTTATTACACAAATACATATCACCTAATCTGCTTTGTCACATATGCATTCAAGTTTATACATCTTGGAGTTGGAGAATCTGCATAAAAATGACAATATAgccaaaatactcacttgcctaataattgtgcacacaatgAATATTCATCTTTTTTCTACAATCTGTGAGAAAATTTGGTTTGGTAGATCTCAATCAGTGTGTTCAAAATGAAAAACTGCAAATATTTCAATTTTCATCATTCTGATGAGTGAATGTGCACATTGTAAGGATTGTACTCACTTAGAtgagtaggaggaaacaggaggcacattctcttcaatgtccatgcgggtttatttgcttcataaaccatCAATCCAGCAACAAAAAAGGTAAACAGTCTTTAAATCAGGCCAACACAGTAtcagtgtccatagtagagctctgctctctcaggcctcaggtcaaacacacctccattaggtagcctgaaaccacacccacaggtgaggtaacatcacatgcactgtcatgtgatcatgacatcactgcaggtcctcaaactcctgcagggaaaagaaGTACAGTAAGCACTCCAACTcagaggtgaggtatatgggtagccagatcctcccatctctcatagctacccaggtgcactaaatgacatcttcagtgcttatgtccactaaagacaaaatactctgggttgcattgcagggagcatccatccctgtgacacatacctcccattaaccacgcaaccaccagtcacaccacataTTCCCCTCTGTTCAAACctatggggttgaacacttgtcctaAACCAACCAGAGACCCTTCTCAGTCGTTCCTGACAGGCAAACcatctgtctaagtcagggcctgttactgaaccctttcgtcggcattcgtcatccatTTCTGTCACATCCTTTGATAAAGATGACCCCTTGTCAGACCACCCGCATCCCTGGCAGTCAGTATGTAGGCACAATTTCTTTGCACCCATACATCctgaggacttccagtctttagagaacctcttcTTCTCTATACCGcgagttgaaggtggtggcaaTCTGTTTGCCAATTCCTGCAGCTCTaaattgatctgctccctctcacgtcttagctgctctatctgtttcaCGTATGCCACATGATACTTGCTTAGACCGCCTTTTTAAAGGtctcatgcacctcctcactggcacacgcttctcACAGGTTTTTTGGTACCTCTATCATGCACTTGAAAACGAAAGTCTCACCTTCTTGAACTTACtgttggacatgctcattcttagcATCAGTGCAGTTTCCCAAGACCTCGATGTCCCTTGTATGGCCATCTGcgtggcacttcccttgctggatttcttccACCATGGAGGCCCTTTttttggtcagcctctccagctcactCTCCATTGCGATCAGATCGGGAGAGCACAACAATTCAATTTCCCGGTCATCCATTGGTTTTTGGAGCTGGGGATTAGTCTCCTTTATCTTGAGCTCTCGGAGAACTTTATCTTGCTCCTCTGCCAAGCAGTGAtgctcatcctctctctggagaagctcctgctgatgcttctcttgggcctctctgagcacctccatatctttcaATACGGTCTTATTCATGGTTTGACAtgctgacaggtgacctctgagctcagagacttccttctccagctcatccactctGTGCTCAATCACCTGTCTCAGGACTCTTTCTTGCTCGActatttctttaagcagctctatctcatGGTCCTGCTCCCTTTTGGCCAGCAGATGTCGCACCATCACTtctttaattagattttcagatgGGCTCCCTTGCCCACCTACAATGTGCCTCTTCAGAGTTGCACCTGTTCCTGCATCCGCCTCTATGCTCTCTGTCTGTTCACTCTTAGGTACCTCTCGACTCTTGTGAACTTCAGAGATCcccatctcttcagcatcaggtactctgGAGCCTTCGTCATACTGAGCCACTTCACCCTTtccgggcattgcagatgtgggtctactacaggtctgttctaaccaCAGCCCGTCAccaactacctcagtgctagggtttgtcagagataaagtgacctcctcatcaaggacaataacatgatctgcacctgaccctgtctcttcctcatccTTTCCGCCTTTCCGCGGCCCCCACGTCGAGATGAAGGGGTGTCATTTTTACTCGGCTCCCCCTTACTGCACTCTTTCTCTTGGGTTCAAGTCACAGTCTGAAAAGGAGTTACCCCTTCTCaccctgtcatcctggaacagcaagtccccaattaaacaggtgtcagacccacactttcttccggtcacccGTAACTCCGGACTATTGATCTTAGGTGGTGCTacctcctcctctttatgcatcccaTTAACAGCAATCCACACAGCTTGCTGCTGTATTGGGGCTTCAATACGACCGTTCTGTCTCTCCTCTGAGCAACCCCACACTTCATCAACTTCAAGTCCCAGCCCTCTCAAAAGGGTAGAACAAGTTTGTTATACCACTATCTTGGCACTCTACACTTTTGCACATATCAATGATCACTCTGTCCACAGCATAGTCCACAGTGACCCCATGGATGCAGTGAACCTTGACCTTTTTCTTGGTTAGACAGAGAACGAGAGAGGAGTTCCCATCAGAGTCACCTGACTCTTTGAGTCCAGCAGTCCAGATACTCCTTCACGGTGTAACATCACAGTACACACCTGCAGCCTGTCATCAAACGGGAAGTCTATGACGCACTCGGAATACGCAAAACACAAACACTGCTGTTCCCCAGACATGTCTACTGAGGTAACCAGTGCCACCCCTTTTTAAAGCTTCACCCCTTTTGGGCCACTACCCCCTTTTGGCACTCCGCCCCTTTTTGGCCACCATCCCCTTTTGGGTCACCACCCCCTTGTGGGCTATTTTCTCCTTTAGGTCCACCACCTCCTTGAGGGACTCCACCCCCTcctgggcaactaccccctttgggatgctgccctttttGGGATGCCTGGAcactttttggccaaccataattatttgggtcaCTGCTctgtttttgggactccaccctctTTAGGGACAccccccactctggggtacaccctgtggacttccccaTGGTATTCTCAGGCCCCAACAGTACCATAGTACACTTAGGTCTTTTCTGGGCCATTGCTCTTTAAGAGTTTGTGTGACCTAGCTCACACTGTCCTCTTACAATACCTCAGCAGCTCCTGCTGGCACAAACCACCAGCACCTCTGGCTGCCGATCACCATccgctgctgcaactgcagctcctgctgctgcggaacctcttgctgcaactgctctGCACGGATCTGCAAACCTCCAGATGGCTTTGCGGACCTCCAGACAACTATGTTGATGATGTTGACAACCtttgtaaccccgccgagttaccgccagacgccttcagtcttcgtggccccaccgagccacagcaagttgatcagagaaaaaaaattaaaaaatttcatGGACCCGCCAGTCCACAGCAAACACCTGCACACGTGCTTTAAAGgaaaaaaacacagtctctcactgaccctggtcagcatAACACTTACTCCTGTCCGTTACACACTCGGATTTACAGCCTAAACACAGTTTCTCACTGACCTCGGTCAGCATAACACAGACTCCTGTCTGATACCTGTTGttgccggccacacaggttcctggaTCCCTCTTCTCCTTAGAGGTATCCCACAAAAAGTTCTCACTGAtcccggtcagcataacacacggGTGTCAGACTGTCCACTCGTCTGGctcagccagcgctgcaacatgtgcttcttggaccgttgcccgcattctccaccaattgtaaggattgtactcactcagatgcataggaggaaacaggaggcacattctcttcaatttccatgtgggtttatttgcttcataaaccatCAAGCCAGCAACAAAAAAGGTAAACAGTCTTTAAATCAGGCCAACACAGTAtcagtgtccatagtagagctctgcTCACTCAGGCCTGTAGgtacacaggctgtgcaatgtccagcactcaggctctacCTGGAGGCCTCCCCATGGGTCACACGCTATGGAGACCTTCATTGGGTTTATCCAGACCGCCTTTTACCAATTAAGGGATGATATTAATCGAGGTAAACTTGTTTATCCACCAAATCTAACTCCCATAGAACGCCAGGCTTTACGGGGGCTCCAGGAGGACAAACATATAGTTATCAAACCAGCCGACAAGGGTGGGGCCTTAGTCGTCATGAATAAGTCTGATTACTTACGCGAGATCTTTCGACAATTAGATGACACATCCATCTACCATAAACTACCAGGGGACCCCACGTCGTCTATCCGTCAGAGCATTTCGGATATCCTTACAAAATACTCTGCTTTAGGGGTTTTAGATTCCAAAACGTGTGATTTCTTAACCAACTCTCACCCAGTTACTCCGGTGTTCTATACTATTCCAAAGATACATAAGAACGTTGAAAACCCACCGGGAAGGCCCATCGTAGCCTCCACTGAGTCTATCCTGTCCCCATTAGCTGTATACCTTGAAAAAATTCTAACTCCTCTGATACAAAAATCCCGGTCTTACCTTCTTGATACAGGAGCCTTCCTTAAAGTCCTTCAGGAACTCAATAATATTCCACCAACGGCTTTACTTGTTACTATGGATGTTAAAGATTTGTACACCTCGATTCCACACATCGAGGGGATTAACTCAGTCCATAAGTTACTTACCTACTCCGGTATCTCTAGAGACCAGGTTAACCTCTGTATTGAACTGTTAACGGTGATTCTGACTTCTAACCACTTCATGTTTCAGGACGATTACTACCTGCAGGTACGCGGCACCGCGATGGGCTTCAATGTAGCACCCCCCTATGCAAACTGCTATATGGCGGATtttgaggaaagcaagatttatccTCATTCACTCTTTATTTCTAATGTTATCGTTTGGAAACGTTACATCGATGACGTGTTTTGCATatggggctcgttggaagccctcgcctcCTTCTATGAGTGGCTCAACACCGCCTGGCCCGGTATTTCCTTTACGATGTCACATGACTCGAGTAAGATTAATTTCCTGGACACCTTGGTTGTACGTTCACCTGAAGGAGCTATCTTAACAGATCTATACACTAAAAGCACCGACCGCAATAGCTTGTTACATTTCTCTAGCTttcatccaccattcacaaaacgGTCCATACCACGGTCTCAGTTTCATCGAGTCTCCAGGATTGTATCGGACCCCCAGCTTCGGTCCAATAGACTGCATGAAATGTCCACCAAGTTCTCGCAACGAGGCTATCCAACCTCTATCTTGCTGGCAGCACAGGCTCCCTCCCAACCAAATCCTCATAAATCATCTAAACGAATACCTTTTGTACACTCTTATCACCCCTATGCATATGTTTTGCATAAGTCTATCCGTAAACACTGGCACCTTCTATCTAGTGCCCACCCGGAGGTCACTGAATTTCGTGAACCCTTTCTTCCTTGCTTCAGGCGGGCCCCTAATCTTAGGGACACACTGGTCAAGGCAGATATTGGCACAAATAAATCAGTCTCGCGCCAACGCTTTTTACAGAACCCACGCACGGGAACATTCCCCTGCCTTCATTGCTCACAGTGCAATAACGTACAAAAGGGTTCGGTATTCCATCACCCTCAGTCAGGTAAGACTTTCCCTATTACGGACTTCTTTACTTGTGACACGTCATGGGCCATTTATCTAATTAAATGCCCCTGCGGCTTACTTTATATAGGCGAAACTACTCAAGCCATCCGTAACAGAATCTCCAAACACAAATCCACCATACGTTGTCAGAACCTGTTGCTGCCCATCCCGTCTCACTTTATAGACAAAGGTCACAGTATCTCACAACTTAAGTTTCAGGTCATTGAGCAGATCCCCCAACTAAGACGAGGAGGCAACAGAATACTTCATCTGAAACGAAGAGAGGCCTTTTGGATACATACATTAGACACACTACATCCTAAAGGCCTTAATAGAGATTATGACCTATTAGCTTTCATTTAGCTCTAAGCCCCATTTAGATATTTTTGGACTTGGCTcgggctctctctctctcccatttcACCTTTGACTCAGACTTACTGGTTCTTAGTTACGCAGGAGCCACCTCATCCGTATATCGTGGGGTGGGCGGGGTGAGCCATGTCCCTACGCAGTGGGCACGGCATTAATTCTTCCACATGACTGTGTATTTATTGGTATAATGtcgtgtcattgttagtgtttattTTAGTGCTAACGTTCATATTACTCTCTTCCGTACAGGCAGTCATGCTATAGTATACTTTATTTTGTGTACATGGTTCTCTGGTCCTAACTCTTCTTTCTTCTTATTATAGAACCGTCTATACTGAAGTTTGTTTCTATCATCACCACTGCTGTCACAGACCCACGTGGACTTTGTTTTTCCGGACGTCACCCTCTATACTAGTGCTACACTGCGTCCTCCACGGCAGTTTTGTGTACCTCACCATCTACTGTTATTTGAGTACTGTTTGTACCTTCTGCTTTACCTCCTATATCTAGGGGCACTGCACAGGGGTCCGTCTCCCCTGTGCCGCTATCTGTATAAAAAACGCCTTGTGACTTAGTACGGTCCACACTGTTCCCGGTACCATATATACCATCTCTGTTCCCGGAGGGGGGATCTTACATGGGGACTCCTTTCCCTTCACTGCTTCTGGGGATCGCCTCCTGACGCTGCACGCCGCGTTACCCTGGAGACGCACTACACTTCCTGCCCACGGCGTCACTTCCGCCCTTGATGTGCGCTTTCCTATAGGTGTAAGCCCCGCTTTGGTCCCGCCTCCCGGCTATTAGTACGCGCTCCTGCGGGTTACTCAATAGACAAGCGGGGATTCCGCGTCTGACCCGTGAGCACTTCACTCCTATCCCGCAGGTAACTATAGCTTCTATTTGTACTTGTCCCAGTAGACCCATTATATATCTTTCTGGAGCTTATAAGTGCATTTTCTCCACTTAGCCTAGTTGGCGCGCTTCCCTGTTATCCATTCAGGTATGGTACATCCCCTTGTCGGTGTGGGCACGGTTTGTGGGCTCTATAGACATGACACACACCACATGCAAACCACCCCCCCCTCTTTTCCCCGCACAGGCACTGCCTGCATTGTGCCCCGGAAACTATTTGAAATATTGCTTGCTCCCAACTATTTCCACTAGTACGGTATGTAGCAGCTTTTCCGTTCTTCGTGTTTGTCCTTCTCTAGGTGCACACTGTCGCCAGCTATATATTATATCTCTCTGCCTGCATGTACTATGTCTTGTACATATTTAGTAATTTTCTCTAAGTGACCCATATGTGATTTTGGCTCAGTATCATCATTATATATTGGTAGatctatgtatatactttattttggtttgattttattttcactgcactgtatttatgtatatattggtTTCACttttgtagttactgatgaaggtcccatTTGTAGCGGACCGAAACGTTTCTAGTACTACAATAAACTAGCATCTGAGCATtataagttgagtgcaaaggtttattTTTTGATCTACCTGGAGCCACAGACACAGAAAGGCTTATCCCTTTCAAGACACAGACCACTCTGTgttgtccagcctggacacatggaagtctgtccacactggcagactcccaaaaACTCACATGTGTCAAACACACCTACATtaggtagcctgaaaccacacccacaggtgaggtaacatcacatgcactgtcaagtgatcatgacatcactgcaggtcctcaaactcctgcagggaaaagagGTACGTTAAGCACCTCCACAAACAGCTGTCAAACAACCGCAAGACATGCAACCCCTGGGACTCGAaaacatagtattcaagcacgccAAACATACTCTATTAGCACATGTGCGTGCTAGGATAACACATTTTACAAGCACATatgctcatcactagttttaagTCCCCATTTCAGAAAACTTCAGCCATTCTTATAGTATGTTAGTGGCCATTTAACTGTATGTCCATCATGGAATACTACAAGCCCTCTGAAGCAGCCACTGTAGAGGAAATTACTGACTGCCATGGCTTCCTCTGCCAAGATCAGATGATCCTTGTGCCTTCATTTGGAAAGGAGATGTCTTTTAAGAGAGAACATATTTAGATGGGACAATGCATAATCACGGACCACTCCTGCCACATCaagcatgatcgcagcgttccggcggcatagggaagcatcttgcagggatggggctccctgcgtacttccctgagaccctcggagcaacgcgatgtgatcgcgttgctccaaaggtctcctccatcctcctccctgcagacccagatccaagatggctgcgtccgtaatgacccgacctataaaactgacccactagttaaactcttcagtaaacaccgtacaaaaaaaaacctaggcaaaaaacaattctttatcatcataccgccgaacaaaaagtggaataacacgtgatcaaaaagacggaaataaattAACAATgtaccgccgaaaacgtcatcttgtccctcaaaaaatgagccaccaaacagcgtcatcagcaaaaaaataaaaaagttaaagccctcagaataaagagatgaaaaataattattttttctataaaataattttaattgtataaaagcgccaaaacataaaaaaataaaagaggtatcactgtaatcatactgacccaaagaataaaactgctttatcaatcttaccaaatgcggaacagtataaacgcccccccaaaagaaattcatgaatagctggtttttggtcattctgcctcacagaaatcggaataaaaagcgatcaaaaaatgttgtgtgcccgaaaatgataccaataaaaacgtcaactcgtcccgctaaaaacaagacctcacatgactctgtggaccaaaatatggaaaaattatagctctcagaatgtggtaatgaaaaattattttttacaataaaaagagtcttttagtgtgtgacagctgccaaacataaaaattatcTATCAAAACCCACTATGAATAGGAAATCAAGCCCCACATTATCAccgctttagttagggaaaaataagaaaataaaaaatgtatttatttccattttcccattaaggttagggttagggttggggctaaagctagggttagggttggggctaaagttagggttggggctaaagttagggttagggttgaggctaaatttagggttggggctaaagttagggttatggttgtggcaaaagttaggtttagggttggggctaaagttagggttggtgttaaAGTTACGTTTGGggctagatttggggttagggtttggattacgcttacggttgggttaggggtgtgccagggttagggcaatggttagtgttgggattagggttaggggtgtgatggggttaggggtgtgttggggttgggataagggttaggggtgtgttggggttaggggtgtgttggggttaggggtgtggttagggttgggattaggcttaggagtgtgttggggtttgggttgaaGTAAGAATTgggaggttttcactgtttaggcacacgaggggctctacaaacgcaacatgacatctgATCTCAATACatgcaattctgcattgaaaaagtaaaacagtgctccttcccttccaggctctgccgttcacccaaacagtggtttccccagcatgtgggatatcagtgtactcaggacaaatgggacaataacttttggggtccaatttctcctgttacccatgggaaaatacaaaactaggggtaaaaaatcatttttgtgggaaaaagattttttttattttcacggctctgcgttataaaatttagtgaaacacttgggggttcaaagtgatcaccacaatctagataagttcctttttcaaaagtcgggtcgagtgaaatcggccgatcctatagaaaagtcggggtcggggtctgccgaaacacgaaacccaatgcagtgcattgggtttctaatggttcccagggtctgaaggagaggaaactctcctacaggccctgcgatccatattaatgtgtaaaataaagaataaaaataaaaaatattgctatactcaccctcggacgcgccctggttgtaaccgggagccttccttcctaagaatgagcgcctgaaggacctttcgatgacgtcgcggcttgtgattggtcatgtgacgctcatgtgaccgctcacgcgaccaatcacaagccgcaatatcatcgaaaggtccttcaggcgctcattcttaggaaggaaggctcccggttacaaccagggcgcgtccgagggtgagtatagcaatattttttatttttattctttattttacacttaaatcttaattccgataccgattcccgatatcttaaacatatcgggaatcggtatcggaattccgataccagattcagaagatcgcctacctcatggccgaccccacacaggggtcgggtcaggtttcatgaaacccgactttgccaaaagtcggtgacttctgaatctggccgacccgttttgctcaaccctagtcaccacacatctagataagttccttagggggtctactttccaaaatgggataACTTttggggggtttgcactgtttaggcacatcaggggctctccaaatgagacatggcgtcccatctcaattccagccaattttgcattgaaaagtcaaatggtgctcctttccttttgagctctgccatgcgcccaagcagtagtttacccccacatatggggtatcagtgtactcaggacaaattgcacaacttggcatccaatttctcctgttacccttgggaaagtaaaaaattgggggcgaaaaatcaattttttgaaaaaaaataagattttttttatgactacattataaacgtctgtgaagcactttgggtttTCAAAGTGGTcacaacagatctagataagttccttaggtggtctactttcaaaaatggtgtcacttgtggggaatttcaatgtttaggcacatcaggggctctccaaatgcgacatggcgtcctatctcaattccagctaattttgcattgaaaagtcaaatggcgctccttcccttccgagctctgccatgcgcccaaacagtggtttactcccacatatggggtatcgacatactcaggacaaattatacaacttttggagtccaatttctcctgttacccttggtaaaataaaacaaattggatcagaagtattttttttgtgaaaaaaagttaaaatgttcattttttttaaaaacattccaaaaattactgtgaaacacctgaagggttaataaacttcttgaatgtggttttgagcaccttgaggggtgcagtttttagaatgttgtcacacttgggtattttctatcatgtagacccctcaaaatgacttcaaatgtgatctggtccctaaaaaaaataatgttgtaaaaatgagaa
The Ranitomeya imitator isolate aRanImi1 chromosome 3, aRanImi1.pri, whole genome shotgun sequence genome window above contains:
- the LOC138671688 gene encoding arginine and glutamate-rich protein 1-like, translated to MPGKGEVAQYDEGSRVPDAEEMGISEVHKSREVPKSEQTESIEADAGTGATLKRHIVGGQGSPSENLIKEVMVRHLLAKREQDHEIELLKEIVEQERVLRQVIEHRVDELEKEVSELRGHLSACQTMNKTVLKDMEVLREAQEKHQQELLQREDEHHCLAEEQDKVLRELKIKETNPQLQKPMDDREIELLCSPDLIAMESELERLTKKRASMVEEIQQGKCHADGHTRDIEVLGNCTDAKNEHVQQ